A single Xenopus laevis strain J_2021 chromosome 3S, Xenopus_laevis_v10.1, whole genome shotgun sequence DNA region contains:
- the nif.S gene encoding low molecular weight neuronal intermediate filament S homeolog, producing the protein MTSRELYTSSYKKIFGDSPRSSSHLYTSSGGGSSSRSYRPREAYTSSISSYRKVSRSPGHLSSAQDHFDLSQSTALSNELKIVRTNEKEQLQGLNDRFVTYIEKVHQLEQQNKLLETEVTLLRQKHSEPSRLSQIYEQEIRELRSKLEEQEQDKDQAQLDYEHLGAYLEQLKLKLEQEATKREEAEDTMKNFRKDLDQTTVNRFQLEKKVESLLDEIAFLRKVHEEEIAELQASVQEAQISVEMDVVSKPDLTAALKEIRMQYEVLSSRNQQSSEEWYQAKIANVALEASRNNDSVRQAKEEITEYRRQLQARTLEIDALRGTNESLERQLQEAEDRNNEEISQLQDTIGQLDNALRSTKEEMARHLREYQDLLNVKMALDIEIAAYRKLLEGEETRLTSVGGGSMFGIGYPFSSGSYSGGRSSTTSTISIRREEKKESSEGGKGGSSKSKSGETIQEKTPQKSAAN; encoded by the exons ATGACTTCCAGGGAGCTCTACACTTCATCCTACAAGAAGATCTTTGGGGACTCCCCTAGGTCCTCCAGCCACCTGTATACATCTAGCGGtggtggcagcagcagcagatccTACAGACCCAGGGAAGCCTATACCAGCAGCATCTCCTCCTACAGGAAGGTCAGTCGCTCGCCAGGACACCTGAGCTCAGCCCAGGACCACTTTGACCTGTCCCAGTCCACTGCCCTGAGCAATGAGCTGAAGATTGTCAGGACCAACGAGAAGGAGCAGCTGCAGGGTCTCAATGACCGCTTTGTCACCTACATCGAGAAGGTCCATCAGCTGGAGCAGCAGAACAAGTTGCTGGAGACAGAGGTGACCTTGCTGAGGCAGAAGCACTCTGAGCCCTCCCGGCTCAGCCAGATCTATGAGCAGGAGATCCGGGAGCTGAGGTCCAAGCTGGAGGAGCAAGAGCAGGACAAGGACCAAGCGCAGTTGGACTACGAGCACCTGGGGGCATATCTGGAGCAGCTCAAGCTCAAACTGGAGCAGGAGGCCACCAAGAGGGAGGAGGCAGAGGATACTATGAAGAACTTCAGGAAGGACTTGGACCAAACCACCGTCAACCGCTTTCAACTGGAGAAGAAGGTAGAGTCGCTGCTGGACGAGATCGCTTTCCTGAGGAAGGTCCATGAGGAGGAGATTGCTGAGCTTCAGGCGTCCGTGCAGGAGGCGCAG ATCTCTGTGGAGATGGATGTGGTTAGTAAGCCCGATCTGACGGCCGCACTGAAGGAAATCCGCATGCAGTACGAGGTTCTGTCCTCCCGCAATCAGCAGTCGTCCGAGGAATGGTACCAGGCCAAGATTGCCAACGTAGCCCTGGAAGCTTCCCGGAACAACGACTCTGTCCGCCAGGCCAAAGAGGAGATCACAGAGTACCGCCGGCAGCTCCAGGCACGGACACTGGAGATTGATGCTTTGCGCGGTACCAATGAGTCCCTAGAGAGGCAGCTGCAGGAAGCCGAAGATAGGAATAATGAAGAAATTTCTCAACTGCAG GATACAATCGGCCAGCTTGACAATGCTTTGAGGAGCACAAAGGAAGAGATGGCGCGACATCTGAGGGAGTACCAGGATCTCCTTAATGTCAAGATGGCTTTGGATATTGAAATTGCTGCTTACAG GAAACTCCTAGAAGGGGAGGAGACACGTCTAACGTCAGTGGGCGGAGGCAGCATGTTTGGCATTGGCTACCCATTCTCCTCGGGGTCATACTCCGGTGGAAGAAGCTCCACCACAAGCAccatcagtatcaggagagaggAGAAGAAAGAATCATCAGAGGGCGGGAAAGGAGGAAGTTCTAAATCAAAATCAGGGGAAACAATTCAGGAAAAGACCCCTCAAAAATCTGCAGCAAACTAA